In Chitinophaga sp. HK235, a single window of DNA contains:
- a CDS encoding pseudouridylate synthase yields MTDVEDDYHQSVTEQEQQADTAFCRFIDQDNARSMAETLTFSLDGNIHPLCEIAVAELQQHLALQNEWKHNFGLGNNGNGAVIGKMFGVLVVRTRYGTLGYLSAFSGKLANGNHHNRFVEPVFDGLKTGSFLNAGMIRLSEINSEIAALSQEDAILHQSAIAQLKELRKAHSIRLQRRLLEQYNFSNKAGHLKNMVDIFTAHGYKQPPAGAGECAGPKLLQYAFRHQMEPLALVEFWWGLSPKSATWKHGAYYKPCKEKCAPILDYMLS; encoded by the coding sequence ATGACCGATGTAGAAGACGATTATCATCAATCTGTAACAGAACAGGAACAACAAGCTGACACAGCCTTCTGTCGCTTTATAGACCAGGACAATGCCAGGTCTATGGCCGAAACACTTACCTTTAGCCTGGATGGCAACATTCATCCGCTTTGTGAAATTGCCGTTGCTGAACTTCAACAACATCTTGCCCTGCAAAATGAGTGGAAACATAATTTTGGCTTGGGCAACAATGGCAATGGTGCCGTTATTGGTAAAATGTTCGGTGTATTGGTAGTACGAACCCGGTATGGAACTTTGGGTTATCTGTCAGCATTTTCCGGCAAGCTGGCAAATGGAAATCATCACAACAGGTTTGTAGAACCGGTGTTCGACGGACTTAAAACAGGCAGCTTTCTAAATGCCGGTATGATCCGTTTATCAGAAATCAACAGTGAAATTGCTGCTCTCTCTCAGGAAGATGCTATCCTCCATCAATCAGCCATTGCACAGTTAAAGGAATTGCGTAAAGCCCATTCCATCAGGTTACAACGAAGGCTCCTGGAGCAATATAATTTCAGCAATAAGGCAGGCCATTTAAAAAATATGGTAGATATCTTTACCGCCCACGGCTATAAACAACCGCCTGCAGGTGCCGGCGAATGTGCTGGTCCAAAATTACTGCAATACGCCTTTCGTCATCAGATGGAGCCTTTGGCTTTAGTCGAATTCTGGTGGGGCTTATCTCCTAAATCAGCCACCTGGAAACATGGAGCCTACTACAAGCCATGTAAGGAGAAATGTGCACCGATCCTGGATTATATGTTAAGTTAG